The genome window GGATTATCCTCTTTTGTACAAAGAGCCTTTATAAAGGCTGAAAGTGAAAAGGTAAAGATGGTTATTTTAGAAATAAATACACCAGGTGGAAGAATTGACGCCGCTAGAGATATTGAAAGAATTATTTCAAATTCAAAGCTACCTACCACGGCTTTAATCAAGGATAGGGCCATTTCAGCAGGATCTTTAATTGCTTTAGCCTGCGACACAATCGCTATGCAGCCAGGGTCAACTATTGGAGATGCTGAACTTTATATTGGTAGTGAAAGGGCAGGAGAAAAGCAATTATCAGATTGGAGAGAAAAATTAGCCTCAACAGCCGAAGCTAAAGGAAGAAACCCTGAAATTGCAGCAGCCTTTGCGGATCGGGATATAGAAATACCTGGTGTTACAGCAAAAGGCAAATTATTAACCTTAACCCCTAAAAAGGCGGTAGAATTAGGGATAAGCGATTATTTAGTAAAAGATAGAGATGAATTATTAGAAGTACTAAATTTAGAAAAAACTTTAGTTATTTCGACAGAGCCAACTATGGGTGAAAATTTAGCAAGGTTTGCAACTGACCCTATGATAGCTCCAATTTTGCTTACCATAGGAATAGCAGGTTTAGCCATTGAATTAATTACTGTAGGTTTTGGAGTCTTTGGAGTAATAGGTTTAGCTTCAATGAGTTTATTCTTTGGGGGACATTTATTAGCTGGATTTTCAGGATGGGGAGCTATATTTTTATTTTTAGTAGGTCTTATTCTGCTAGTTATTGAGATTTTTGTACCAGGTTTTGGTGTTTTTGGGATAGGAGGGATTGCCTCTTTAATTGGAAGTGTAGTCATGGTGTCGCAAAGCTTAGAAGCTGCCCTTACCTCATTAACGATAGCCATTATTGGTTCGATTGTTCTTATCCTTGTTAGTTTAAAGTTCTTGACACGTAGGAATATATGGAAGAAGATAGTATTAGAAAATAAACTAAGTAATGAAGAAGGATATAGTGCTTCTTCACAAGAATTAAAAGAGCTTTTAAATGAAGAAGGAAAAGCTTTAACAGATCTAAGACCTTCAGGAACCGCTATCTTAAATAACGGCATGAGAGTAGATGTCGTAACTTATGGAGATTATATCTTAAAAGATGAAAAGGTTAAGATTATCAAGGTGGAAGGTAATAGGGTAGTAGTAATTAAAATTTAAAGGAGGATTAACTTATGGTACAATTGTCAACGTTATTTTTGTTAGTTTTAGCTTTAATTGTTCTTGTGGTATTTTTTACCATTATTCCTGTAGGATTATGGATTTCTGCAATTGCTGCGCAAGTAAGGGTTGGTTTATTTACGCTTGTTGGAATGAGATTTAGAAGAGTGCCACCTGCAAAAATTGTTTTACCCTTAATTAAAGCAGTAAAAGCTGGTTTAGGTTTAGATTTAGATATTGGTAAATTAGAGGCTCATTACTTAGCAGGAGGTAATGTAGATAGAGTAGTAGATGCTCTAATAGCAGCACAAAGAGCAGGTATTGATTTAAACTTTTCAAGAGCAGCAGCTATTGATTTAGCAGGTAGAGATGTAAAAGAGGCAGTAATGGTATCTGTTACTCCTAAAGTTATTGAAACTCCAATTGTAGCTGCAATGGCAAAGGATGGAATACAAGTTAAAGCAACAGCTAGAGTTACAGTAAGGGCAAATATTGAACGTTTAGTTGGGGGAGCGGGAGAAGAAACAATAATAGCGAGAGTTGGAGAAGGTATTGTTTCAACAATTGGTAGTGCAGCTTCCCATAAAAATGTACTAGAAAATCCTGATAGTATTTCTAAAACAGTTTTATCTAAAGGATTAGATGCTGGAACAGCATTCGAAATTTTATCTATTGATATTGCAGATGTTGATGTAGGTAAAAATATAGGGGCTGAACTACAAACAGACCAAGCAGAAGCTGATAAGAAAATTGCTCAAGCAAAAGCTGAAGAACGTAGAGCAATGGCTGTAGCGAGAGAACAAGAAATGAAAGCAAGTGTTGAAGAAATGAGAGCTAAAGTTGTAGAGGCAGAGGCTGAAGTACCAAGGGCTATGGCACAGGCTTTAAGAGAAGGAAAACTAGGAGTTATGGATTACTATAATTTACAAAATGTTTTAGCTGACACATCTATGCGTGAAAATATTGCTAAAACAACAAAGGAATAAAAACTAGATACAACACTTTAAAAAATAATATCAAAAGACTTTCACAAATAGTACGGAAAATAAGGTGGTGATTAGTTTGGACTTTGATATTATTGGCCTGTTATTTCTTTTATGGGCAGTTTTCTCAGGTGTAACAGGTAGCCAAAAGGCAAAGAAAGCTAAAGAAGAAAAGGAAAGAAGAGATAAGCTTAAAGGAATCCCAAGTCAGCAGATGAACAAACCTGTTATAGAGAAACAACAAAGGCAGGAAAAAGGCTTCAACCCTTTTGAAAAGCTAAGTGAAACCTTAGGTGATGTTTTAAAAGAAATTGAGAAGTCAGTAATAGAACCAGGAGAACCAGCTCCACGGACACCAGTAAAGACAAAGTATAAGCCTGTTAATGTAGAAAAGGAACTCCCAAGTAGACAAAAGGCTATGCAAATAGAAAAGCAAACTAAATTAGAAAAGAAAATTAGCCAAGAACAATATACAAAAGAAGGAATTTATCAACAAAAGAATACACCAATAGATGCGATTCAAAAGGGCGAACAGGGTTGGAAAAATGCTACTCCTGATTTTGAGATTGATTCTAAAAAGGTTCTAACGGGTATAATCTGGTCTGAAATTTTACAACCACCCAGGGCAAAAAATAAGCTTAGAAATAATTTAATGAGAAGATAAAAAAGGGCTGTCTTAATGATTGAATTCATTTAAAGACAGCTCTTTTTATTTTCTGAAAGATCGTTTTTTATATTTATAATTTAATTTAGCTCCTTCATGAAATCGCTTAACTTTTTATCCTGTAAAAACTCAACAAATTGATTATTTAGCTTTTCAGGTATACCTTGAAAGATACACTGATTAAAAGGACAGGTAATATTATTAGTAGGACAACCTGCAATTGTAATAGATCCTTCTATTGATTCAAAGATTTCTAGTAAATTAATATCCTCAGGGTCTTTTAAGAGACCAAAACCACCTTTAGGACCACGTACAGAACGTAAAAAACCTGCTTTAACTAGTCTTTGCAATACTTTAGATAAATGAGCTTCAGAAAAGTTAGTTTTTCTCGCGATATCTTTAACACTAACTAATTCTTTGTTTTCAATTGTTATAAAAACCATGCTATGCAGAGCTAAGGATACCATTTCAGAAATGTGAAATACGCCTGGCAATTTGTTCACCTCGAGTAAAAATAATAATATTAGTATAATATAAGTATTACACAAAAGATGGGATAATAGTTACCTATTATCCCATCTTAATTAAATTAATTTAGCAATATCATTTTCTACAGTATCAATTCCACTAATATTAAATGTTTCAACTAAGAAGTTTACTACTGTAGGAGATAAGAATGCTGGTAATGTAGGTCCTAAGTGAATATTTTTAACACCTAGATATAAAAGAGCTAGTAAAACTGTAACTGCTTTTTGCTCATACCATGCAATATTATATACAATTGGTAATTCATTGATATCTTCTAATTCAAAAGCTTCTTTTAATTTTAATGCTATTACAGCTAATGAATAAGAATCATTACACTGTCCAGCATCTAAAACTCTTGGAATTCCACCAATATCGCCTAAATCAAGTTTATTGTAACGATATTTAGCACAACCAGCAGTAAGAATAACCGTATCTTGTGGTAATTTTTTAGCAAAATCAGTATAGTATTCTCTAGACTTCATTCTACCATCGCAACCAGCCATTACAACGAACTTTTTAATTGCGCCTGATTTTACGGCATCGATAACTTTATCAGCTAAAGAAAGAACAGTGCTATGTGCAAAACCGCCTACAATTTCTCCAGTTTCAATTTCTGTTGGAGCAGGACAAGTTTTAGCTAATTCAATAATTTCAGAAAAGTCTTTTTCTCCTTCTTTGCCGGTGATATGCTTTACTCCAGCAAATCCAACTACACTTGTAGTAAATATTCTATCTTTATATGAATCACGAGGAGGAATAATACAGTTAGTAGTCATTAAAATAGGACCATTAAATGATTCGAATTCTTTATTTTGTAACCACCAAGCATTTCCGTAATTACCTTTGAAATTATCATATTTCTTAAATTCTGGGTAATAGTGAGCTGGAAGCATTTCACCGTGAGTATATACATCTACTCCACTATCTTTAGTTTGTTTTAATAATTGCTCTAAATCTTTTAAATCATGTCCACTAATCAGTATTCCAGGGTTAGTGTCTACGCCAATATTTACTTTTGTGATTTCTGGAGTACCGTAAGTTTCAGTATTAGCTTTGTCTAATAAAGCCATTACATCTACAGCAAATTTTCCACATTCTACAACTAAAGCTATTAATTGATCAAGTGGTAACTCTTCGGTAGTGGATTTTAAACCTTTTTTCATAAAATTAAAAATACTTTCATCCTTATAGCCAAGTACATAAGCATGCTTGGCATAAGCAGCCATTCCTTTAATTCCATAAGTTAAAAGTTCTCTTAAAGATCTAATATCTTCGTTTTCAGCAGCTAAAATACCAATATACTGTGCTTTTTCTTTCATTTCATCTTCTGAATCTGTATACCATGAAGCTGCATCATGAAATTCGTCTACTTTTACATCTTTGGCCAATAATTCCTTTTTAAGTTCTTCTTTTAAGCTTAAACCCTCTTTAATCTTAGCTAAAATTACATGATCATCGAAGTTAGCATTAGTAATAGTCATAAATAAGCTTTCCATGATATAGAAATCATATTTTTTTGTATCAAATCCTAATTCGTCTGCTTTAAGAGCATAAATAGAAAGTCCCTTCGCTACATAGATTACTAAATCTTGTAGTCTAGCAGTTTGATCTTCTTTACCACACACACCTCTTACTGAACAACCTTTTCCTGCGGCAGTTTCTTGACACTGATAGCAAAACATACTCATTTATTTTTCCCCCTAAATTTTCTTTTTATTTAACACTTTATAAGTATAATAGTATTTAAATACCTAAATGTCAATAATTAAATTAAAGTTGTTGCATAAAAAATGTTTTAAGACAAATACTAAAAGAACGAAATCATAAACTGTATGGATTCATTTAAGACTAAATACTTTGGAGGTAATGTTTTGGATCTGTTTTTGAAAATAATTATCCAGACTATTATAGCGTTTTTTGCAATTTTATTTTTAACTAGAATTTTAGGTAAACAACAAATAGCTCAACTAACTTTTTATGAATATATTAATGGAATAACCTTTGGTTCAATTGCAGCGACTATGGCAACAGATACAAGCCAAAAGATATGGGAGCATTTAACTGGGTTAGTTGTGTTTGCAATTTTAACGGGATTAATGTCTTACATATCGATGAAAAATAGAATTGCCAAAAAAATTATTAATGGTGAACCCGTAATAGTTATTCAAGATGGTAAAATATTAGAAGGTAATTTACGCAAAATGAGATTAGAATTAGATGAGCTCATGGCAGAGCTACGTAGTAAGGATATTTTTAGTGCAGGAGATGTAAAGATTGGAATTATTGAACCAAGCGGCGAGATAAGTGCTTTATTAAAAGAAGAATTTATGCCACTAACCAAGAAGGATATAGGGATTAAAGGTGATTCAAAAGGAATAAATATAGAATTAATTAT of Desulfonispora thiosulfatigenes DSM 11270 contains these proteins:
- a CDS encoding NfeD family protein translates to MKRLTWIFFLLIFISLSIVPGFSANDKVMVVPIDSTVEKGLSSFVQRAFIKAESEKVKMVILEINTPGGRIDAARDIERIISNSKLPTTALIKDRAISAGSLIALACDTIAMQPGSTIGDAELYIGSERAGEKQLSDWREKLASTAEAKGRNPEIAAAFADRDIEIPGVTAKGKLLTLTPKKAVELGISDYLVKDRDELLEVLNLEKTLVISTEPTMGENLARFATDPMIAPILLTIGIAGLAIELITVGFGVFGVIGLASMSLFFGGHLLAGFSGWGAIFLFLVGLILLVIEIFVPGFGVFGIGGIASLIGSVVMVSQSLEAALTSLTIAIIGSIVLILVSLKFLTRRNIWKKIVLENKLSNEEGYSASSQELKELLNEEGKALTDLRPSGTAILNNGMRVDVVTYGDYILKDEKVKIIKVEGNRVVVIKI
- the floA gene encoding flotillin-like protein FloA (flotillin-like protein involved in membrane lipid rafts), giving the protein MVQLSTLFLLVLALIVLVVFFTIIPVGLWISAIAAQVRVGLFTLVGMRFRRVPPAKIVLPLIKAVKAGLGLDLDIGKLEAHYLAGGNVDRVVDALIAAQRAGIDLNFSRAAAIDLAGRDVKEAVMVSVTPKVIETPIVAAMAKDGIQVKATARVTVRANIERLVGGAGEETIIARVGEGIVSTIGSAASHKNVLENPDSISKTVLSKGLDAGTAFEILSIDIADVDVGKNIGAELQTDQAEADKKIAQAKAEERRAMAVAREQEMKASVEEMRAKVVEAEAEVPRAMAQALREGKLGVMDYYNLQNVLADTSMRENIAKTTKE
- a CDS encoding RrF2 family transcriptional regulator, with the protein product MPGVFHISEMVSLALHSMVFITIENKELVSVKDIARKTNFSEAHLSKVLQRLVKAGFLRSVRGPKGGFGLLKDPEDINLLEIFESIEGSITIAGCPTNNITCPFNQCIFQGIPEKLNNQFVEFLQDKKLSDFMKELN
- the hcp gene encoding hydroxylamine reductase; protein product: MSMFCYQCQETAAGKGCSVRGVCGKEDQTARLQDLVIYVAKGLSIYALKADELGFDTKKYDFYIMESLFMTITNANFDDHVILAKIKEGLSLKEELKKELLAKDVKVDEFHDAASWYTDSEDEMKEKAQYIGILAAENEDIRSLRELLTYGIKGMAAYAKHAYVLGYKDESIFNFMKKGLKSTTEELPLDQLIALVVECGKFAVDVMALLDKANTETYGTPEITKVNIGVDTNPGILISGHDLKDLEQLLKQTKDSGVDVYTHGEMLPAHYYPEFKKYDNFKGNYGNAWWLQNKEFESFNGPILMTTNCIIPPRDSYKDRIFTTSVVGFAGVKHITGKEGEKDFSEIIELAKTCPAPTEIETGEIVGGFAHSTVLSLADKVIDAVKSGAIKKFVVMAGCDGRMKSREYYTDFAKKLPQDTVILTAGCAKYRYNKLDLGDIGGIPRVLDAGQCNDSYSLAVIALKLKEAFELEDINELPIVYNIAWYEQKAVTVLLALLYLGVKNIHLGPTLPAFLSPTVVNFLVETFNISGIDTVENDIAKLI
- a CDS encoding DUF421 domain-containing protein; its protein translation is MDLFLKIIIQTIIAFFAILFLTRILGKQQIAQLTFYEYINGITFGSIAATMATDTSQKIWEHLTGLVVFAILTGLMSYISMKNRIAKKIINGEPVIVIQDGKILEGNLRKMRLELDELMAELRSKDIFSAGDVKIGIIEPSGEISALLKEEFMPLTKKDIGIKGDSKGINIELIIDGQLIYNNLQDIGLTAKWLIQELKKQKVNGIKEVAYASINDKQELYIDLYHDNIKDMIDASDEEIPFSMNTIGKKK